One window of Planctomycetaceae bacterium genomic DNA carries:
- a CDS encoding polysaccharide deacetylase family protein has product MMQKHLAILLVSLSALVSLALPTLAGSPGAPSDKPTTDKSARGLSAATVSKTQIVRPSVPDKLVVLTFDDSAKSHFTIARPLLKEYGFGATFFITEGFDFRDNKTDYMTWQEIRQLHEEGFEIGNHTRDHLGITDKTLAQLPEQLEAIASRCRDNGIPSPVTFAWPGNATTPAAFEVMKQHGIIFARRGGAPEYPYEEGQGFAFEPGKDHPLLLPSAGDARPNWTLANFIRAAEQARNGRVAILQFHGVPDTAHNWVSSTSQNFEAYLKYLKLEDYKVIALRDLRHYVNPEVVPSDPLAVINARKAHLISSE; this is encoded by the coding sequence ATGATGCAGAAGCACCTCGCCATCCTGCTGGTTTCACTGTCCGCGCTGGTTTCACTGGCCCTGCCGACTCTCGCAGGATCACCAGGTGCACCCAGTGACAAACCAACAACAGACAAGTCCGCACGTGGCCTGTCCGCTGCGACGGTCAGCAAAACACAGATCGTTCGTCCATCTGTTCCGGACAAGCTGGTTGTGCTGACATTTGATGACTCCGCGAAATCGCATTTCACAATCGCAAGGCCGTTGCTCAAAGAATATGGATTCGGTGCGACGTTCTTCATAACGGAAGGATTTGACTTCCGTGACAACAAAACGGACTACATGACGTGGCAGGAAATTCGACAGCTTCACGAAGAAGGATTCGAAATTGGCAACCACACTCGCGATCATCTCGGGATCACCGATAAGACCCTGGCGCAACTTCCCGAGCAACTGGAGGCCATTGCATCCAGGTGCAGAGACAATGGGATTCCTTCTCCCGTGACTTTCGCGTGGCCCGGCAATGCAACAACCCCGGCGGCATTCGAAGTGATGAAGCAACATGGCATCATATTTGCCCGCCGCGGGGGCGCGCCAGAGTACCCGTATGAGGAAGGTCAGGGATTCGCATTCGAACCGGGAAAAGACCATCCCCTTCTGCTGCCATCGGCTGGTGACGCGCGCCCGAACTGGACACTGGCAAACTTTATTCGCGCGGCCGAACAGGCCCGGAATGGTCGCGTCGCCATTCTTCAGTTTCATGGTGTCCCCGATACCGCGCACAATTGGGTCAGCAGTACGAGCCAGAACTTTGAGGCTTATCTGAAGTACCTGAAGCTGGAAGACTACAAAGTCATCGCACTCCGGGATCTTCGTCACTACGTCAATCCGGAAGTTGTGCCGTCAGATCCTCTTGCAGTCATCAATGCAAGAAAAGCCCATCTGATTTCGTCTGAATAA
- a CDS encoding proline--tRNA ligase yields MRWSQTFIPTMKEVPSEAEVPSHQLMLRAGLIRQLMAGSYTYLPLGYRAVRKVSEIVRQEMDKAGAIELFMPALQPIEIFERTGRKEAFGNVLFNFEAKRGDRKLHFALGPTHEEVITDLMARHISSYRQLPITLYQIQTKFRNEERPRFGVLRTSEFLMKDAYSFGSSIEQLNAAYDAMYNAYCRIFERCGLEYLPVEAESGPIGGDASHEFMAPADNGEDFVVRCPGCNYAANQERADTGRVSNLPTKVNEAADPAKVATPNAGSIEQVSKMLNAAPTSFIKTLIYSVDEKPVAVLLRGDHEANEGKIRRACQATTVELADEATILKVTGAPVGFAGPVGIQCAYIADHDVAQISSAITGANEKDAHLTGVIPGTHFELPETFDLRNAEAGDSCPKCDGVLEIVHGIEVGHVFKLGTKYSVSLDATFVDANEEAHPIIMGCYGIGVTRVVAAIVETCHDEGGIIWPLAVAPYSVQIIPLNVSDDAVMKVANTLYEQLGNAGIDVLMDDRDQRPGFKFKDADLIGIPLRITVGGKGLAEGVTEVKWRTDKDASKVPIAETTGYVRDLIAEKMMTSSNSSNPS; encoded by the coding sequence GTGCGCTGGTCACAGACATTCATCCCCACCATGAAGGAAGTCCCGTCCGAGGCCGAAGTTCCCAGCCACCAGCTGATGCTGCGAGCGGGCCTGATTCGGCAACTGATGGCAGGATCTTACACCTACCTGCCCCTGGGCTACCGCGCGGTTCGCAAGGTCAGTGAAATCGTCCGTCAGGAAATGGACAAGGCCGGGGCAATTGAACTGTTCATGCCTGCATTGCAGCCTATTGAAATCTTCGAACGAACCGGCCGTAAAGAGGCCTTTGGCAATGTGCTGTTCAACTTCGAAGCAAAACGAGGCGATCGCAAACTGCATTTTGCTCTCGGCCCGACGCACGAAGAAGTGATCACGGACCTGATGGCACGCCACATCAGCAGCTATCGTCAGCTTCCCATCACGCTTTATCAGATTCAAACAAAGTTTCGCAACGAAGAACGCCCCCGGTTTGGTGTCTTGCGAACCAGCGAATTCCTGATGAAGGATGCCTACAGCTTCGGCAGCTCCATCGAACAACTGAATGCCGCCTATGATGCGATGTACAATGCCTACTGCCGAATCTTTGAACGTTGCGGCCTGGAATACCTGCCGGTTGAAGCAGAAAGCGGTCCCATCGGCGGCGATGCATCACATGAATTCATGGCCCCGGCAGACAATGGCGAAGACTTCGTCGTCCGTTGCCCCGGGTGCAACTACGCGGCGAATCAGGAACGCGCCGACACCGGACGCGTGTCGAATCTGCCAACAAAGGTGAATGAAGCGGCCGATCCTGCCAAAGTTGCAACGCCCAATGCAGGCAGCATCGAACAGGTCAGCAAGATGCTGAACGCGGCTCCGACTTCGTTCATCAAAACACTCATCTACTCTGTGGATGAAAAACCGGTTGCCGTCCTGCTTCGCGGCGACCACGAAGCGAATGAAGGAAAAATTCGACGGGCCTGCCAGGCCACCACAGTCGAACTGGCAGACGAGGCCACGATCCTCAAAGTGACAGGGGCTCCCGTAGGGTTTGCAGGCCCCGTCGGAATTCAATGTGCGTACATTGCAGATCACGATGTCGCTCAAATTTCCTCCGCCATCACCGGAGCGAATGAAAAAGACGCACACCTGACAGGAGTGATACCGGGCACACATTTTGAGCTCCCGGAAACCTTCGACCTGCGAAACGCTGAAGCGGGCGACTCATGTCCGAAATGCGATGGGGTGCTGGAGATTGTCCACGGAATCGAAGTGGGCCATGTCTTTAAGCTTGGCACCAAGTACAGCGTGTCACTTGACGCAACCTTTGTCGACGCAAATGAAGAAGCTCACCCCATCATCATGGGATGTTACGGCATCGGTGTGACACGTGTTGTTGCCGCAATCGTTGAAACCTGCCACGACGAAGGTGGGATTATCTGGCCACTGGCTGTCGCACCTTACTCTGTGCAGATCATCCCGTTAAATGTCAGTGACGATGCCGTCATGAAGGTCGCGAATACTCTCTACGAACAACTTGGAAACGCTGGGATTGATGTCCTGATGGATGACCGTGACCAACGCCCGGGGTTCAAATTTAAAGATGCTGATCTGATCGGCATTCCCCTCCGGATTACCGTCGGAGGCAAGGGTCTTGCCGAAGGCGTCACAGAAGTGAAATGGCGAACGGACAAAGATGCGAGCAAAGTTCCGATCGCGGAAACAACCGGATACGTCAGGGATCTGATCGCCGAGAAAATGATGACTTCATCGAATTCCTCGAATCCCTCATGA
- the gap gene encoding type I glyceraldehyde-3-phosphate dehydrogenase — protein sequence MIKLGINGFGRIGRMVFRAAVQNFANDIEVVGINDLLEPEYLAYMLKFDSVHGRFQGEVSVDGTDLVVNGRKIRLTAVKDPSTLKWDEVGADVVVESTGLFLTDETARNHIKAGAKKVIMSAPSKDETPMFVYGVNHTGYAGQDIISNASCTTNCLAPLAKVINDNFGIKRGLMTTVHAATATQKTVDGPSSKDWRGGRGILENIIPSSTGAAKAVGKVIPELNKKLTGMAFRVPTSDVSVVDLTVELNSEATYDQICAAVKAAADGPMKGIMGYTTEKVVSTDFVGESCTSVFDAEAGIALDGTFVKLVSWYDNEWGYSNKVLEMARVIAK from the coding sequence ATGATCAAATTAGGTATCAACGGCTTTGGTCGTATCGGACGAATGGTGTTCCGCGCGGCCGTTCAGAATTTCGCAAACGACATTGAAGTAGTGGGTATCAACGACCTGCTGGAGCCAGAGTACCTGGCCTACATGCTGAAATTCGATTCAGTTCATGGTCGTTTTCAGGGTGAAGTTTCCGTGGATGGGACGGACCTTGTGGTGAATGGCAGGAAGATCCGGCTGACTGCCGTTAAAGATCCATCAACACTGAAATGGGACGAAGTCGGGGCAGACGTCGTTGTTGAATCCACGGGGCTCTTCCTCACCGACGAAACCGCTCGCAACCACATCAAAGCTGGTGCGAAAAAAGTCATTATGTCTGCACCATCGAAGGACGAAACTCCCATGTTCGTCTACGGTGTGAATCACACTGGCTATGCTGGTCAGGATATTATCAGCAATGCGAGCTGCACAACGAACTGTCTTGCACCGCTGGCGAAGGTGATTAACGACAATTTTGGCATCAAGCGTGGCTTGATGACGACTGTTCACGCTGCAACCGCAACTCAGAAGACCGTCGATGGTCCAAGCTCTAAGGACTGGCGCGGCGGTCGTGGCATTCTGGAAAACATCATTCCTTCATCAACCGGGGCTGCAAAGGCTGTTGGTAAGGTGATTCCGGAGCTCAATAAGAAGTTGACCGGAATGGCGTTTCGCGTTCCGACCTCTGATGTATCGGTGGTCGACCTGACAGTAGAACTGAACAGCGAAGCGACTTACGACCAGATTTGTGCAGCCGTCAAGGCTGCTGCAGATGGCCCAATGAAGGGCATCATGGGTTACACGACGGAAAAGGTGGTTTCCACTGATTTTGTTGGCGAAAGCTGCACCAGCGTCTTCGATGCTGAAGCTGGTATCGCTCTTGATGGCACATTCGTGAAGCTTGTCAGCTGGTATGACAACGAATGGGGCTATTCAAATAAAGTGCTGGAGATGGCACGCGTTATTGCGAAGTAG